Proteins from a genomic interval of Verrucomicrobiia bacterium:
- a CDS encoding tagaturonate epimerase family protein, protein MAKLLTLEKYSLGVGDRFGRQAAAQLRACIEAGRNGLLVVPVWNKSNREHVLIGSEPVDTRWAADTAVKRLRWDKPYHVDADHIGSKTVGRFLPYADYYTIDVADFIGSPIELERLDVFLDRHPEWAGRLEIPGVAHPFDFERSRLVAIAQKYLPATQEAGRIYRQIAAAKGQAAFVTEVSMDETLDAQGPGELLLILAALADEGVTAQTIAPKFTGRFNKGVDYVGNLAQFEREFSDDVAVVRFAATRYPLPKSLKLSVHSGSDKFSLYPVMHSVLKRFDAGLHLKTAGTTWLEELIGLAQAGGGGLSLAKEIYGEALGRLDELCAPYASVIDIDRAGLPTASTVMGWAAEQFASALRHDKTASTFNPHLRQLLHVSYKIAAEKGNRYLDALQANEDVIAKNVMTNLFDRHLEPLFL, encoded by the coding sequence ATGGCCAAACTCTTGACACTTGAGAAATATTCGCTGGGGGTTGGCGACCGGTTTGGCCGCCAAGCCGCGGCCCAGTTGCGCGCCTGCATTGAGGCTGGCCGCAACGGTCTGCTCGTCGTACCCGTCTGGAACAAATCCAATCGCGAACACGTTCTGATTGGCTCCGAGCCTGTGGACACGCGCTGGGCGGCGGACACGGCTGTCAAGCGGCTCAGGTGGGACAAACCCTATCATGTGGACGCCGATCATATCGGCAGCAAGACAGTGGGCCGTTTTTTGCCCTATGCGGATTATTATACCATTGATGTGGCGGATTTCATCGGAAGCCCGATTGAATTGGAGCGCCTTGATGTTTTTTTGGACAGGCACCCTGAATGGGCCGGCCGTCTCGAGATACCGGGGGTAGCTCACCCATTCGATTTCGAGCGGTCCCGCCTGGTGGCCATTGCGCAGAAGTATCTTCCGGCCACTCAGGAGGCGGGCAGAATTTACCGCCAGATTGCCGCAGCAAAGGGCCAGGCCGCGTTTGTTACAGAAGTTTCCATGGACGAGACGCTCGATGCGCAAGGTCCTGGGGAACTGCTGCTGATTCTGGCCGCGTTGGCTGATGAGGGTGTGACAGCCCAGACCATTGCGCCGAAATTCACCGGGCGTTTCAACAAAGGGGTGGATTACGTGGGCAACCTGGCTCAATTCGAGCGTGAGTTTAGTGATGATGTAGCGGTCGTCCGCTTTGCCGCAACGCGGTATCCGTTGCCAAAAAGCCTGAAGCTCAGCGTCCACTCCGGCAGCGATAAATTTTCCTTGTACCCGGTGATGCATTCGGTTTTGAAACGGTTCGATGCCGGACTGCATCTAAAGACCGCCGGCACCACGTGGCTGGAGGAATTGATTGGCTTGGCACAGGCGGGGGGCGGCGGCTTGAGTTTGGCGAAAGAAATCTATGGCGAGGCCCTCGGACGCCTGGATGAGTTGTGCGCCCCGTACGCATCGGTGATTGATATTGATCGCGCCGGCTTGCCAACAGCCTCGACGGTGATGGGCTGGGCTGCTGAACAATTCGCCTCGGCGTTGCGCCATGACAAAACCGCGAGCACTTTTAACCCGCACCTCCGCCAGTTGCTGCACGTGTCCTACAAGATTGCCGCCGAAAAAGGAAACCGTTACCTCGATGCGCTCCAAGCCAATGAAGATGTTATTGCTAAAAATGTCATGACGAACCTTTTCGATCGCCATCTGGAGCCGCTTTTTCTTTGA
- a CDS encoding ROK family protein, producing MSHFIAIEIGGTKLQLFAGDDSGRIISRRKLAVQVEGGGEGIRRQIEAELPRLMRAHDSKAVAVGFGGPVDWRAGRVARSHQIEGWSGFDLASWLHGLSGLPVVVENDANSAALGEALRGAGLGFDPVFYVTLGSGVGGGLVLGGAIYHGAPPGEAEIGHVRLDRQGTILESRCSGWAVDAKIRALKTAEPDSALSRRLGEDTGAEAAYLPAALAQGDAAAERILRETAEDLAFGLSHVVHLCHPEVIIMGGGLSGVGEPLRAAVAQALPPFLMEVFRPGPRITLAALGEDAVPVGALELARRLVCVSRSGVKRR from the coding sequence ATGAGCCACTTCATTGCCATTGAGATTGGCGGCACAAAACTCCAGCTTTTCGCAGGGGACGATTCAGGCCGGATCATCAGCCGTCGCAAACTCGCGGTCCAGGTCGAAGGCGGCGGGGAAGGCATTCGGCGCCAAATCGAGGCGGAGCTGCCGCGGTTGATGCGGGCCCATGACAGCAAGGCGGTAGCAGTCGGGTTCGGGGGGCCAGTGGATTGGCGGGCAGGCCGGGTTGCGCGTTCGCATCAGATCGAGGGGTGGTCCGGGTTTGATTTAGCCTCCTGGCTCCATGGTTTATCCGGTCTGCCGGTAGTGGTGGAGAATGATGCCAACTCGGCGGCTCTGGGGGAGGCCTTGCGCGGCGCCGGATTGGGATTCGATCCTGTGTTTTATGTGACTCTCGGCTCAGGGGTCGGGGGTGGATTAGTCTTGGGTGGCGCCATTTACCATGGCGCGCCGCCCGGGGAGGCTGAGATTGGTCACGTGCGGCTGGATAGGCAGGGGACAATCCTCGAATCGCGCTGCTCGGGCTGGGCTGTGGATGCCAAAATCCGGGCACTAAAAACCGCGGAACCGGACAGCGCTTTGAGCCGGAGACTGGGTGAAGATACGGGCGCCGAAGCTGCTTATTTGCCGGCCGCACTAGCGCAGGGTGACGCGGCGGCGGAGCGAATTCTGCGCGAGACGGCGGAAGACCTGGCGTTTGGGCTTTCGCATGTGGTCCACCTATGCCATCCGGAAGTGATCATCATGGGCGGGGGTTTGTCAGGGGTCGGTGAGCCGTTGCGGGCTGCGGTGGCGCAAGCCTTGCCACCTTTTCTCATGGAGGTGTTTCGTCCAGGACCCCGCATTACCCTGGCGGCCCTTGGAGAAGATGCCGTGCCAGTTGGGGCCTTGGAATTGGCCCGGCGGCTCGTCTGCGTGTCCCGGTCAGGCGTGAAAAGAAGATAA